One region of Pagrus major chromosome 5, Pma_NU_1.0 genomic DNA includes:
- the gja10a gene encoding gap junction protein alpha 10 a isoform X3, which translates to MGDWNLLGSILEEVHSHSTIVGKIWLTILFIFRMLILGAAAEDVWDDEQSEFVCNTDQPGCKTVCYDRAFPISLIRFWVLQVIFVSAPSLVYMGHALYCIRTLEKERHRRRFQLKEEMDEAELDEHKRIERELKRLDEQRKVKRAPLRGSLLRTYIIHILTRSLVEVCFILGQYVLYGIQLEPLYKCDRLPCPNSVDCYISRPTEKTIFMVFMIAIAGVSLFLNILEISHLVCST; encoded by the coding sequence ATGGGTGACTGGAACCTGCTGGGCAGCATCCTAGAAGAGGTTCACAGTCATTCCACCATCGTGGGGAAGATCTGGCTTACCATACTCTTCATCTTCCGCATGCTAATCCTGGGTGCAGCTGCTGAGGATGTATGGGATGATGAGCAGTCCGAGTTTGTCTGCAACACAGACCAGCCAGGCTGTAAGACGGTCTGTTATGACCGCGCCTTCCCCATCTCCCTTATTCGCTTCTGGGTCTTGCAGGTCATCTTTGTGTCTGCGCCTTCACTAGTCTACATGGGCCATGCCCTCTACTGCATCAGAACGCTGGAGAAGGAGCGACACCGCAGACGGTTTCAGCTGAAAGAGGAGATGGATGAGGCTGAGTTAGACGAACATAAGCGCATAGAAAGGGAGCTTAAGAGGCTGGACGAGCAGAGGAAGGTGAAGAGGGCTCCTCTCAGAGGCTCTCTGTTGAGAACCTACATCATCCATATCCTTACACGCTCTTTGGTGGAGGTGTGCTTCATCCTGGGCCAGTATGTACTCTATGGTATCCAACTGGAGCCACTCTATAAGTGTGACAGGCTGCCTTGCCCCAACAGTGTTGACTGTTACATCTCCAGGCCCACAGAGAAGACCATCTTCATGGTCTTCATGATCGCCATTGCCGGTGTGTCACTTTTCCTGAACATTCTGGAAATATCCCACCTGG
- the gja10a gene encoding gap junction protein alpha 10 a isoform X1 — translation MGDWNLLGSILEEVHSHSTIVGKIWLTILFIFRMLILGAAAEDVWDDEQSEFVCNTDQPGCKTVCYDRAFPISLIRFWVLQVIFVSAPSLVYMGHALYCIRTLEKERHRRRFQLKEEMDEAELDEHKRIERELKRLDEQRKVKRAPLRGSLLRTYIIHILTRSLVEVCFILGQYVLYGIQLEPLYKCDRLPCPNSVDCYISRPTEKTIFMVFMIAIAGVSLFLNILEISHLGIRKIKQTLYGERYTEDDSVIYKSKKKASLPHLCVMSNVSPHNGPLTQTFKVIPEADTKPPHYNTGLRAHQDAPRHNSLAHLGYSQTSYICPQPRMPPRHGQNCAIQAPQTHEAVVDHHPAWDSAVSNVEVSTTNHHEGEHPHPSHLEALLSTSTLRPSAIRDMDEDERRESVVSEVLIPNPRKTSFMIRPPSESLSSISGSTSPSLHTSEESDELGSLGGDMPMMPPAGGRRMSMAKHVSGYLLYHEEVKRRG, via the exons ATGGGTGACTGGAACCTGCTGGGCAGCATCCTAGAAGAGGTTCACAGTCATTCCACCATCGTGGGGAAGATCTGGCTTACCATACTCTTCATCTTCCGCATGCTAATCCTGGGTGCAGCTGCTGAGGATGTATGGGATGATGAGCAGTCCGAGTTTGTCTGCAACACAGACCAGCCAGGCTGTAAGACGGTCTGTTATGACCGCGCCTTCCCCATCTCCCTTATTCGCTTCTGGGTCTTGCAGGTCATCTTTGTGTCTGCGCCTTCACTAGTCTACATGGGCCATGCCCTCTACTGCATCAGAACGCTGGAGAAGGAGCGACACCGCAGACGGTTTCAGCTGAAAGAGGAGATGGATGAGGCTGAGTTAGACGAACATAAGCGCATAGAAAGGGAGCTTAAGAGGCTGGACGAGCAGAGGAAGGTGAAGAGGGCTCCTCTCAGAGGCTCTCTGTTGAGAACCTACATCATCCATATCCTTACACGCTCTTTGGTGGAGGTGTGCTTCATCCTGGGCCAGTATGTACTCTATGGTATCCAACTGGAGCCACTCTATAAGTGTGACAGGCTGCCTTGCCCCAACAGTGTTGACTGTTACATCTCCAGGCCCACAGAGAAGACCATCTTCATGGTCTTCATGATCGCCATTGCCGGTGTGTCACTTTTCCTGAACATTCTGGAAATATCCCACCTGGGCATCAGGAAAATCAAACAGACACTCTATGGAGAGAGGTACACAGAAGATGACAGTGTTATTTACAAGTCCAAGAAGAAGGCGTCCTTACCACATCTCTGTGTAATGAGCAATGTATCACCTCACAATGGGCCTTTGACTCAGACCTTCAAAGTGATTCCAGAGGCGGACACGAAGCCTCCACATTACAACACCGGGCTCAGAGCCCACCAGGACGCACCAAGACACAACAGCTTGGCTCATCTGGGATACAGCCAGACCAGCTATATCTGCCCCCAGCCGAGGATGCCACCCAGGCATGGCCAGAACTGTGCAATCCAAGCTCCCCAAACCCATGAAGCTGTGGTGGACCACCATCCAGCCTGGGATTCTGCTGTGTCCAATGTGGAGGTTAGCACAACAAACCATCATGAGGGTGAACATCCTCACCCCAGTCATTTGGAAGCTCTGCTGTCCACCAGTACCTTAAGGCCCAGTGCTATCAGAGACATGGATGAGGATGAGCGGAGGGAGTCAGTCGTGAGCGAGGTGTTAATCCCCAACCCCAGAAAGACCAGCTTCATGATCAGACCACCATCTGAGAGCTTGTCCTCCATCAGTGGTTCCACAAGCCCTTCCTTACATACCTCAGAGGAGTCAGATGAACTGGGCTCCCTGGGGGGCGACATGCCCATGATGCCACCTGCAGGAGGCCGAAGAATGTCAATGGCAA agcaTGTTTCTGGATATCTCCTCTATCATGAAGAAGTGAAGCGACGAGGCTAA
- the gja10a gene encoding gap junction protein alpha 10 a isoform X2, which yields MGDWNLLGSILEEVHSHSTIVGKIWLTILFIFRMLILGAAAEDVWDDEQSEFVCNTDQPGCKTVCYDRAFPISLIRFWVLQVIFVSAPSLVYMGHALYCIRTLEKERHRRRFQLKEEMDEAELDEHKRIERELKRLDEQRKVKRAPLRGSLLRTYIIHILTRSLVEVCFILGQYVLYGIQLEPLYKCDRLPCPNSVDCYISRPTEKTIFMVFMIAIAGVSLFLNILEISHLGIRKIKQTLYGERYTEDDSVIYKSKKKASLPHLCVMSNVSPHNGPLTQTFKVIPEADTKPPHYNTGLRAHQDAPRHNSLAHLGYSQTSYICPQPRMPPRHGQNCAIQAPQTHEAVVDHHPAWDSAVSNVEVSTTNHHEGEHPHPSHLEALLSTSTLRPSAIRDMDEDERRESVVSEVLIPNPRKTSFMIRPPSESLSSISGSTSPSLHTSEESDELGSLGGDMPMMPPAGGRRMSMSMFLDISSIMKK from the exons ATGGGTGACTGGAACCTGCTGGGCAGCATCCTAGAAGAGGTTCACAGTCATTCCACCATCGTGGGGAAGATCTGGCTTACCATACTCTTCATCTTCCGCATGCTAATCCTGGGTGCAGCTGCTGAGGATGTATGGGATGATGAGCAGTCCGAGTTTGTCTGCAACACAGACCAGCCAGGCTGTAAGACGGTCTGTTATGACCGCGCCTTCCCCATCTCCCTTATTCGCTTCTGGGTCTTGCAGGTCATCTTTGTGTCTGCGCCTTCACTAGTCTACATGGGCCATGCCCTCTACTGCATCAGAACGCTGGAGAAGGAGCGACACCGCAGACGGTTTCAGCTGAAAGAGGAGATGGATGAGGCTGAGTTAGACGAACATAAGCGCATAGAAAGGGAGCTTAAGAGGCTGGACGAGCAGAGGAAGGTGAAGAGGGCTCCTCTCAGAGGCTCTCTGTTGAGAACCTACATCATCCATATCCTTACACGCTCTTTGGTGGAGGTGTGCTTCATCCTGGGCCAGTATGTACTCTATGGTATCCAACTGGAGCCACTCTATAAGTGTGACAGGCTGCCTTGCCCCAACAGTGTTGACTGTTACATCTCCAGGCCCACAGAGAAGACCATCTTCATGGTCTTCATGATCGCCATTGCCGGTGTGTCACTTTTCCTGAACATTCTGGAAATATCCCACCTGGGCATCAGGAAAATCAAACAGACACTCTATGGAGAGAGGTACACAGAAGATGACAGTGTTATTTACAAGTCCAAGAAGAAGGCGTCCTTACCACATCTCTGTGTAATGAGCAATGTATCACCTCACAATGGGCCTTTGACTCAGACCTTCAAAGTGATTCCAGAGGCGGACACGAAGCCTCCACATTACAACACCGGGCTCAGAGCCCACCAGGACGCACCAAGACACAACAGCTTGGCTCATCTGGGATACAGCCAGACCAGCTATATCTGCCCCCAGCCGAGGATGCCACCCAGGCATGGCCAGAACTGTGCAATCCAAGCTCCCCAAACCCATGAAGCTGTGGTGGACCACCATCCAGCCTGGGATTCTGCTGTGTCCAATGTGGAGGTTAGCACAACAAACCATCATGAGGGTGAACATCCTCACCCCAGTCATTTGGAAGCTCTGCTGTCCACCAGTACCTTAAGGCCCAGTGCTATCAGAGACATGGATGAGGATGAGCGGAGGGAGTCAGTCGTGAGCGAGGTGTTAATCCCCAACCCCAGAAAGACCAGCTTCATGATCAGACCACCATCTGAGAGCTTGTCCTCCATCAGTGGTTCCACAAGCCCTTCCTTACATACCTCAGAGGAGTCAGATGAACTGGGCTCCCTGGGGGGCGACATGCCCATGATGCCACCTGCAGGAGGCCGAAGAATGTCAATG agcaTGTTTCTGGATATCTCCTCTATCATGAAGAAGTGA